One region of Solanum pennellii chromosome 6, SPENNV200 genomic DNA includes:
- the LOC107021174 gene encoding aspartic proteinase Asp1-like, with protein sequence MGGGKIVGILIFVVVVVSAAGGGGGENHHHQQQKWWKWMSSTSAAMVNPVVSSSIVLPLYGNVYPLGYYYVQLNIGQPSRPFFLDPDTGSDLTWLQCDAPCVRCTTAPHPFYKPNNDLVPCKDPLCASLHPAGYKCESPEQCDYQVDYADGGSSLGVLLNDVFHFNMTSGARMIPRLSLGCGYDQLPGQSYHPLDGVLGLGRGKTSIVSQLHSKGAVQNVVGHCLSGRGGGFLFFGNEVYDSSRIVWTPMAHDRMKHYSAGSGELIFGGKGTGLKNLFVVFDSGSSFSYLNAHTYEGFISLLKKELNGKPLRETKDDYTLPLCWKGRRPFKTINDVKKYFKQFALSFGNGWKSKAHFEIPPESYLIISSKGSVCLGVLNGTEAGLQNVNLIGDISMQDKMVIYDNEKQAIGWMSANCDRPPKSSNMIM encoded by the exons ATGGGAGGAGGGAAAATTGTTGGGATATTGATCTTTGTGGTTGTGGTTGTTTCAGCTGcaggaggaggaggaggggaaaatcatcatcatcagcaGCAGAAATGGTGGAAGTGGATGTCTTCTACTTCTGCAGCAATGGTCAATCCAGTTGTCTCTTCTTCAATTGTCCTACCACTCTATGGCAATGTCTATCCCCTTGG TTATTACTATGTTCAGCTCAATATAGGGCAGCCTTCAAGGCCTTTTTTTCTTGATCCTGATACTGGCAGTGACCTCACCTGGCTGCAATGTGATGCTCCCTGTGTTCGCTGCACAACC GCGCCTCATCCATTCTACAAACCAAATAATGACCTCGTACCATGCAAGGACCCTCTCTGTGCCTCCTTGCACCCTGCTGGTTACAAATGTGAAAGTCCAGAACAATGTGACTATCAGGTTGACTATGCCGATGGAGGTTCATCTCTAGGTGTCCTACTTAATGATGTGTTTCACTTCAACATGACCAGTGGTGCTCGGATGATACCTCGTTTGTCTTTAGG GTGTGGATATGATCAGTTACCTGGTCAATCTTATCATCCTTTGGATGGAGTGCTTGGTCTTGGGAGAGGAAAAACCAGCATTGTGTCTCAGCTTCACAGCAAGGGTGCGGTGCAAAATGTGGTAGGTCATTGCTTGAGTGGTAGAGGAGGAGGCTTTCTCTTCTTTGGAAATGAGGTTTATGATTCCTCACGCATAGTCTGGACTCCTATGGCACATGATCGCAT GAAGCACTATTCAGCAGGATCTGGAGAACTCATATTTGGGGGAAAAGGCACGGGATTGAAGAATCTTTTTGTAGTCTTTGACAGTGGAAGTTCCTTCAGTTACCTAAACGCACATACATACGAAGGTTTCATTTCGCTA TTGAAGAAAGAACTGAATGGGAAGCCACTAAGAGAAACAAAGGATGATTATACACTCCCATTGTGCTGGAAGGGCAGGAGACCTTTCAAAACCATAAATGATGTGAAGAAATACTTTAAGCAGTTTGCACTTAGCTTTGGCAATGGATGGAAATCGAAAGCTCATTTTGAAATTCCCCCTGAATCATATCTTATTATCTCA TCAAAGGGCAGTGTCTGCTTGGGAGTTCTTAATGGTACAGAAGCTGGCCTGCAAAATGTCAACCTTATTGGAG ATATATCAATGCAAGATAAAATGGTGATCTATGACAATGAGAAGCAAGCAATAGGTTGGATGTCTGCAAATTGTGACAGACCACCAAAGTCGAGTAACATGATAATGTAA